The genomic segment CGCCGCACCGGAGTGCAGCGGCGTCATGACGGCTTCGACATGGATGACCCGGCCTCGATTGACCTCCTTGACGAAGTTGGCGATGTATTCGTCCGCCGGACGCAGAACGATGTCCTGGCTGGTGCCCTGCTGGATGACTTCGCCGTCGCGCAGGATGGCAATCTGGTCGCCCAGGCGAAGTGCTTCATCGAGATCGTGGGTGATGAAGACGATAGTTTTTTTGATCTCTTTTTGAATGTTGAGAAGCACCGTCTGCATGTCCGTGCGGATCAAAGGATCGAGCGCCGAATAGGCTTCATCCATCAGAAGGACCGGCGCGTCGTTGGAAAGGGCGCGCGCCAGGCCGACGCGCTGCTGCATGCCGCCGGAAAGCTGGTTGGGATATCTTTGCTCGAAGCCCTTCAGGCCGACCCGCTCCAGCCAGCGCATGGCGATGTCGGTCGCTTTCGCGCGCTCCACGCCCTGCACTTCGAGGCCGAAGATGGTGTTGTCGAGAACATTCCGGTGCGGCAGAAGCGCGAACTTCTGAAATACCATCGCCGTCTGGTGCCGACGAAACGCCCGCAATTCGGTCTCGTTCATCTTCACGACATCGACGCCGTCGACCAGCACTTCGCCGGCGGTTGGATCGATCAGACGATTGATGTGGCGGATGAGCGTCGATTTCCCCGACCCCGAAAGGCCCATGACTACCTGGATGCGGCCGGAGGGAATCTCGACATTGATATCCCTCAGGCCCAGCACGTGACCGTGCTTTTCGTTGAGTTCGGTCTTTGACATTCCCTTCTGGACGGCATCGACATGCGCGG from the Rhizobium sp. NZLR1 genome contains:
- a CDS encoding glycine betaine/L-proline ABC transporter ATP-binding protein, with the protein product MADQRFGGIKIRHLYKIFGPNPSAHVDAVQKGMSKTELNEKHGHVLGLRDINVEIPSGRIQVVMGLSGSGKSTLIRHINRLIDPTAGEVLVDGVDVVKMNETELRAFRRHQTAMVFQKFALLPHRNVLDNTIFGLEVQGVERAKATDIAMRWLERVGLKGFEQRYPNQLSGGMQQRVGLARALSNDAPVLLMDEAYSALDPLIRTDMQTVLLNIQKEIKKTIVFITHDLDEALRLGDQIAILRDGEVIQQGTSQDIVLRPADEYIANFVKEVNRGRVIHVEAVMTPLHSGAAPVGLAIAAGTTVEEAVRMLASAPEGDARVVSPSGETLGLVTFRQLAGAMVNSQEIAPRRDSALSVAL